One window of the Ideonella sp. WA131b genome contains the following:
- the pgsA gene encoding CDP-diacylglycerol--glycerol-3-phosphate 3-phosphatidyltransferase, with amino-acid sequence MFFTVPTLLTWARIAAIPLIIGVYWLSWPMATKNLVATSLFVLFALTDWLDGYLARRLNQTSAFGAFLDPVADKFLICAALLVLLELDRVTSIVALIIIGREIAISALREWMAQIGATRSVAVHMLGKLKTTVQMVAIPFLLYDGGLFGVIDTRLWGTGLIWLATVLTVWSMVYYLRKAIPEIRARAR; translated from the coding sequence ATGTTCTTCACCGTTCCCACGCTGCTCACCTGGGCCCGCATCGCGGCCATCCCGCTGATCATCGGCGTGTACTGGCTGTCGTGGCCCATGGCGACGAAGAACCTGGTCGCGACCTCGCTGTTCGTCCTGTTCGCGCTCACCGACTGGCTCGACGGCTACCTCGCGCGCCGCCTCAACCAGACCTCGGCCTTCGGCGCCTTCCTCGATCCGGTGGCCGACAAGTTCCTGATCTGCGCGGCGCTGCTGGTGCTGCTGGAGCTCGACCGCGTCACCAGCATCGTGGCCTTGATCATCATCGGACGCGAGATCGCCATCAGCGCGCTGCGCGAGTGGATGGCGCAGATCGGCGCCACGCGCAGTGTGGCCGTGCACATGCTCGGCAAGCTCAAGACCACCGTGCAGATGGTGGCCATCCCCTTCCTGCTGTACGACGGCGGCCTGTTCGGCGTCATCGACACGCGGCTGTGGGGCACGGGGCTGATCTGGCTGGCCACGGTGCTCACGGTGTGGTCGATGGTGTACTACCTGCGCAAGGCGATCCCCGAGATCCGCGCCCGCGCCCGGTGA
- the uvrC gene encoding excinuclease ABC subunit UvrC codes for MTAPGDELQDPPQDEPRGEDPPAGPGAERSRLLAEVAALPGLPGVYRWFDAQGGLLYVGKARHLRKRVSSYLQRDHDGTRIGQMVARIARLETTVVRTEAEALLLENNLIKTLQPRFNILFRDDKSYPYLKLVTHPFPRMTYFRGAVDRRHRYFGPYPNAWAVKQTIQLMQKAFRLRTCEDTVYANRSRPCLLYQIQRCSGPCVGQISAEDYARDVRDAERFLLGQTQEVIEDLQAQMMGFAEALEFERAAACRDRIGSLSRVLQQQAVDASSLNASDRDVDIVAVKVAGGRACVNLAMVRGSRHLGDRAHFPTHVQEGAALAAAEIAREDGERDLGTPERSVESAVLEAFIAQHYTGQPVPPLLVTSHAVDKTLVEALAEGNGTRVRATHQPREQRRVWLEMAAKGAELALARLLAEEGSARARTRALVEALDLDVEEPATLRIECFDISHTAGEATQASCVVYEGHAMQSAQYRRFNIDGITGGDDYAAMRRVLTRRYARLAEQAREGGEAVPAEAEVAGKQPTRAPQARLPDLVLVDGGRGQVSMAREVFESLGLDIGLIVGVEKGEGRKVGLEELVFADGRPKVQLGHDSAALMLVAQIRDEAHRFAITGMRAKRARVRTGGSRLEDIPGIGPRKRARLLQRFGGLRGVAAAAVDELASVEGIGAELAEEIYRALH; via the coding sequence ATGACGGCACCAGGCGACGAGTTGCAAGATCCCCCGCAGGACGAGCCGCGCGGCGAGGACCCGCCCGCAGGCCCTGGCGCCGAGCGCTCCCGGCTGCTGGCCGAGGTGGCCGCGCTGCCCGGTCTGCCCGGTGTCTACCGCTGGTTCGACGCCCAGGGCGGCCTGCTCTACGTGGGCAAGGCGCGCCACTTGCGCAAGCGCGTCTCGAGCTACCTGCAACGCGACCACGACGGCACCCGCATCGGCCAGATGGTGGCCCGCATCGCGCGGCTCGAAACCACCGTGGTGCGCACCGAGGCCGAGGCGCTGCTGCTCGAGAACAACCTCATCAAGACGCTGCAGCCGCGCTTCAACATCCTGTTCCGCGACGACAAGAGCTACCCCTACCTGAAGCTCGTTACGCACCCGTTCCCGCGCATGACCTACTTCCGCGGCGCGGTGGACCGCCGGCACCGCTACTTCGGACCCTACCCCAATGCCTGGGCCGTGAAGCAGACGATCCAGCTCATGCAGAAAGCCTTCCGGCTGCGCACCTGCGAGGACACGGTCTATGCCAACCGCAGCCGGCCCTGCCTGCTGTACCAGATCCAGCGCTGCAGTGGCCCTTGCGTGGGCCAGATCAGCGCCGAGGACTACGCGCGCGACGTGCGTGATGCCGAGCGCTTCCTGCTTGGCCAGACGCAGGAGGTCATCGAAGATCTGCAGGCGCAGATGATGGGATTCGCCGAGGCGCTGGAGTTCGAGCGCGCCGCCGCCTGCCGCGACCGCATCGGCAGCCTCTCGCGGGTGCTGCAGCAGCAGGCGGTGGACGCGAGCAGCCTGAACGCCAGCGACCGCGACGTCGACATCGTTGCCGTCAAGGTGGCGGGTGGCCGCGCCTGCGTCAATCTGGCCATGGTGCGCGGCAGCCGCCATCTGGGCGACCGCGCGCACTTCCCGACGCACGTGCAGGAGGGCGCCGCCCTGGCTGCGGCCGAGATCGCGCGCGAGGACGGGGAACGCGACCTCGGCACGCCCGAGCGCAGCGTGGAAAGCGCCGTGCTCGAGGCCTTCATCGCGCAGCACTACACCGGCCAGCCGGTGCCGCCGCTGCTGGTGACGAGCCACGCGGTCGACAAGACTCTGGTCGAGGCCCTGGCCGAGGGCAATGGCACACGCGTGCGTGCCACGCACCAGCCGCGCGAGCAGCGCCGTGTGTGGCTGGAGATGGCGGCCAAGGGGGCCGAGCTCGCACTGGCGCGCCTGCTGGCCGAGGAAGGTTCGGCGCGGGCGCGCACGCGCGCGCTCGTCGAGGCGCTGGACCTCGACGTCGAAGAGCCCGCCACGCTGCGCATCGAGTGCTTCGACATCAGCCACACGGCCGGGGAGGCCACGCAGGCCAGTTGCGTGGTCTATGAAGGCCACGCCATGCAGAGCGCGCAGTACCGCCGCTTCAACATCGATGGCATCACCGGCGGCGACGACTACGCTGCCATGCGGCGGGTGTTGACGAGGCGCTATGCACGGCTGGCCGAGCAGGCGCGCGAAGGGGGCGAGGCCGTCCCAGCCGAGGCCGAAGTGGCGGGCAAACAGCCCACCCGCGCCCCGCAGGCCCGCCTGCCCGACCTGGTGCTGGTGGACGGCGGGCGTGGCCAGGTCAGCATGGCGCGCGAGGTCTTCGAGTCGCTGGGCCTGGACATCGGCCTCATCGTGGGCGTCGAAAAGGGCGAGGGCCGCAAGGTGGGCCTGGAGGAGCTCGTCTTCGCCGACGGTCGGCCCAAGGTGCAACTCGGGCATGATTCGGCTGCCCTCATGCTGGTGGCGCAGATCCGCGATGAGGCCCACCGGTTTGCGATCACCGGCATGCGGGCCAAGAGGGCCCGCGTCCGCACCGGCGGCAGCCGGCTCGAAGACATTCCGGGGATCGGGCCGCGCAAGCGCGCCCGGCTGCTGCAGCGCTTCGGCGGGTTGCGCGGGGTGGCGGCGGCGGCGGTGGACGAACTGGCGAGTGTCGAAGGCATCGGTGCCGAACTGGCAGAGGAGATCTACCGTGCACTGCATTGA
- the earP gene encoding elongation factor P maturation arginine rhamnosyltransferase EarP, protein MRWSIYCRVIDNLGDVGVCWRLAADLAARGEQVRLVIDEAAPLAWMAPQGAPGVLLVPWAEAETVPGEPGDVVIEAFGCDPPPAAVQAMAARQSPPVWINLEYLSAEDWVERAHRLPSPQPNGLKKWFLFPGFSPRTGGLLREPGLLARRAAFDGRAWLAERGWAAQPGERVVLLFSYANPLLPSLCQALAHAPTLLLVPPGPAQTTLSGVSLPAGLRMLSLPYVSQPDFDHLLWSADLAFVRGEDSLVRALWAGAPFVWQAYPQHDGVHHAKVDALLARMALPAAVQALWHAWNGREGTAWPGLPAPGDTVSWQRAAAAFRAQQSTLPDLATSLQAFVHEAGRGGASRAG, encoded by the coding sequence CTGCGCTGGAGCATCTATTGCCGCGTCATCGACAACCTCGGGGACGTCGGCGTCTGTTGGCGGCTGGCGGCCGACCTCGCCGCGCGTGGTGAGCAGGTGCGCCTGGTGATCGACGAAGCCGCGCCCTTGGCCTGGATGGCGCCGCAGGGCGCGCCGGGCGTGCTCTTGGTTCCCTGGGCCGAAGCCGAGACGGTGCCGGGCGAGCCCGGCGACGTGGTGATCGAGGCCTTCGGCTGCGACCCGCCCCCCGCGGCCGTGCAGGCGATGGCGGCGCGGCAGTCGCCGCCTGTGTGGATCAACCTCGAGTACCTGAGCGCGGAGGACTGGGTCGAACGCGCGCACCGCCTGCCCTCGCCGCAGCCGAATGGCCTGAAGAAGTGGTTTCTGTTTCCGGGCTTTTCGCCGCGAACCGGCGGCTTGCTGCGCGAGCCGGGCCTGCTGGCGCGGCGCGCGGCCTTCGACGGCCGTGCCTGGCTGGCCGAACGCGGCTGGGCCGCGCAGCCGGGCGAGCGGGTGGTGCTGCTGTTCAGCTACGCCAACCCGCTGCTGCCGTCGCTGTGCCAGGCCCTGGCCCACGCGCCGACTCTGCTGCTCGTGCCGCCCGGCCCCGCCCAGACGACGCTGTCCGGTGTGTCCCTCCCCGCGGGCCTGCGCATGCTGTCCCTGCCCTACGTGAGCCAGCCCGACTTCGACCACCTGCTGTGGAGCGCCGACCTGGCCTTCGTGCGCGGCGAGGATTCCCTGGTGCGTGCGCTGTGGGCCGGTGCGCCCTTCGTCTGGCAGGCTTACCCGCAGCACGACGGCGTGCACCACGCCAAGGTCGATGCCTTGTTGGCGCGGATGGCGCTGCCGGCGGCCGTGCAAGCGCTGTGGCATGCCTGGAACGGCCGCGAGGGGACGGCCTGGCCGGGCTTGCCTGCGCCGGGCGACACCGTGTCGTGGCAGCGGGCTGCGGCCGCCTTTCGGGCGCAGCAGTCGACGCTGCCCGACCTGGCCACCTCACTGCAGGCCTTCGTGCACGAGGCCGGGCGCGGCGGCGCGTCACGGGCCGGATGA
- the efp gene encoding elongation factor P, protein MKLAQEIRAGNVIMQGKDPMVVLKTEYSRGGRGAATVRMKMKSLLSGFGAETVFKADDKMDQIILDKKECTYSYFADPMYVFMDTEYNQFEVEADNMGDAIHYLEDGMQVEVTFYDGKAISVEMPTTVVREITTDPAVKGDTSGKVLKPAKLVGTGFEISVPIFVENGDKVEIDTRTHEYRKRV, encoded by the coding sequence ATGAAACTCGCTCAGGAAATCCGCGCCGGCAACGTGATCATGCAGGGCAAGGACCCGATGGTGGTGCTCAAGACCGAATACAGCCGCGGCGGTCGCGGCGCCGCGACCGTGCGCATGAAGATGAAGAGCCTGCTCAGCGGCTTCGGCGCCGAGACCGTGTTCAAGGCCGACGACAAGATGGACCAGATCATCCTCGACAAGAAGGAGTGCACCTACTCCTACTTCGCCGACCCGATGTACGTGTTCATGGACACCGAGTACAACCAGTTCGAGGTCGAGGCCGACAACATGGGCGATGCCATCCACTACCTGGAAGACGGCATGCAGGTCGAAGTGACCTTCTACGACGGCAAGGCCATCAGCGTGGAAATGCCCACCACCGTGGTGCGCGAGATCACCACAGACCCCGCCGTCAAGGGCGACACCTCCGGCAAGGTGCTCAAGCCGGCCAAGCTGGTGGGCACGGGTTTCGAGATCAGCGTGCCGATCTTCGTGGAGAACGGCGACAAGGTGGAGATCGACACCCGCACGCACGAGTACCGCAAGCGCGTCTGA
- a CDS encoding DUF3445 domain-containing protein — MNAFDFDAAVQAPFRMQPGLRRLRAGAQQLTPLAPGSRHQREKLAVLSAFWPQALVTARGFDAQPALDALAAHAAAEHPAAWSVDATGRWHAQGLATAVQADGTVEELQAGRFGLGDEIARCLRPLPAPWRRAGLLALAFAEDFAVVNAADGTIPWMAVCLPSHWAPLEKVGRSFAEVHAPVADNTLLLQASAALMRLVGSGERWERFVWNVSDDPHLNAHPAHQAPDGWAQTDVGHAWFRSERQTFIPLPGAAQAVFTILVDVQPLAAVLHDAPRTQALHDAIASMSPAVLAYRGLTTVREPLLLWLRAHAQARASAA, encoded by the coding sequence GTGAACGCCTTCGACTTCGACGCCGCCGTCCAGGCGCCCTTCCGCATGCAGCCGGGGCTGCGCCGTCTGCGGGCCGGCGCGCAGCAACTCACGCCGCTGGCGCCCGGCTCGCGCCACCAGCGCGAGAAACTGGCGGTGCTGTCGGCCTTCTGGCCGCAGGCCCTGGTGACCGCACGCGGCTTCGATGCGCAGCCGGCACTCGACGCGCTGGCCGCGCACGCCGCCGCCGAGCACCCCGCGGCCTGGAGCGTCGACGCCACTGGTCGCTGGCATGCCCAGGGCCTGGCCACGGCCGTCCAGGCCGACGGCACGGTCGAGGAGCTGCAGGCTGGCCGCTTCGGCCTGGGTGACGAGATCGCGCGCTGCCTGCGCCCGCTGCCCGCCCCTTGGCGGCGGGCGGGCTTGCTGGCGCTGGCCTTCGCCGAAGACTTTGCCGTGGTGAACGCCGCCGACGGCACCATCCCGTGGATGGCCGTCTGCCTGCCCAGCCACTGGGCTCCGCTCGAGAAGGTGGGCCGGTCGTTCGCCGAGGTCCACGCACCGGTGGCCGACAACACGCTGCTGCTGCAGGCCAGCGCCGCGCTGATGCGGCTGGTGGGCAGCGGGGAGAGATGGGAACGTTTCGTCTGGAATGTGAGCGACGACCCACACTTGAATGCCCACCCGGCGCACCAGGCGCCCGATGGCTGGGCGCAGACCGACGTGGGCCACGCCTGGTTCCGCAGCGAACGCCAGACCTTCATCCCGCTGCCCGGCGCGGCGCAGGCGGTGTTCACCATCCTCGTGGATGTGCAGCCGCTGGCCGCCGTGCTGCACGACGCGCCGCGGACGCAGGCCCTGCACGACGCGATCGCATCGATGAGCCCGGCGGTGCTGGCCTACCGCGGCCTGACGACGGTGCGCGAGCCGCTGCTGCTGTGGCTGCGCGCGCACGCCCAGGCCCGGGCCTCGGCCGCATGA
- the mnmC gene encoding FAD-dependent 5-carboxymethylaminomethyl-2-thiouridine(34) oxidoreductase MnmC, whose translation MNKGPLRPARIVFPADGGPPEAPDFGDRYHARVGALAQAQHVFLAGNGLPGRWAGREHFTVLETGFGLGHNLLALWDAWRADASRPAQLHLVSLELHPPAAADLARAHAASPLPELAAALVAAWPPLARGLHVLEFEGGRLRLTLGFGDATALLPLLRLQADALLLDGFAPDRNPALWSPPLFKALARLAAPGCTAATWSVARAVHESLRAAGFEVARAPGIGGKREITTARFRPRVPPRGPVPLAVRSAHPLSAVVVGAGLAGAACARALAQAGVPVTVLDAAPEPAAGASGNPAGLVHAIVNGEDGPYARLFRAAALRAAQVYGDALAAGSVTGALDGLLRLVSSGQTAASMHALLQQLGLPAEVAEALDAEAASARAGLALHTPAWHHPRGGWVAPAEWVRVVMARPGIEFRGGVAVHALQRAEDGGWQLLGPGGTPLARAPLVVLANGEAAATLAPPLPRPWPLQRVRGQVSWWINDTAPPLACALAGDGYAIASPGRLLCGATQQRPGEPGHDDAAPRQADHRYNLERFARLTGLPTPEPGSCRGRVGWRVSSDDRLPIAGALPLPAAGLPASRLTQPRAWPRQPGLFVLTALGSRGLTLAPLLGELVAAQALGLPWPLEQDLADAVDPVRWAVRALRHGPAPRGG comes from the coding sequence ATGAACAAGGGCCCGCTGCGGCCGGCGCGCATCGTCTTCCCGGCCGACGGCGGGCCACCCGAGGCGCCGGACTTCGGCGATCGTTATCACGCGCGCGTTGGCGCGCTGGCGCAGGCGCAGCACGTGTTCCTGGCCGGCAACGGGCTGCCCGGGCGCTGGGCCGGGCGCGAGCACTTCACGGTGCTCGAAACCGGCTTCGGCCTGGGCCACAACCTGCTGGCGCTGTGGGACGCCTGGCGCGCCGATGCCTCGCGGCCGGCGCAGCTGCACCTGGTGTCGCTGGAACTGCACCCGCCCGCCGCAGCCGACCTGGCGCGGGCCCATGCCGCGTCGCCGCTGCCCGAGCTGGCCGCGGCGCTCGTGGCGGCCTGGCCGCCGCTGGCGCGGGGGCTGCACGTGCTGGAGTTCGAGGGCGGCCGGCTGCGCCTGACGCTGGGCTTCGGCGATGCCACGGCGCTGCTGCCGCTGTTGCGCCTGCAAGCCGACGCGCTGCTGCTCGACGGCTTTGCGCCCGACCGCAACCCGGCGCTGTGGAGCCCGCCGCTGTTCAAGGCGCTGGCGCGGCTGGCGGCCCCGGGCTGCACCGCCGCCACCTGGAGCGTGGCGCGGGCGGTGCACGAGTCCTTGCGGGCCGCCGGCTTCGAGGTGGCGCGCGCGCCGGGCATCGGCGGCAAGCGCGAAATCACGACCGCGAGGTTTCGTCCCCGCGTGCCGCCGCGTGGGCCGGTGCCGCTGGCGGTGCGGTCCGCGCATCCGCTCTCGGCGGTGGTGGTGGGCGCCGGCCTGGCCGGTGCGGCCTGTGCCCGCGCGCTGGCCCAGGCCGGCGTGCCCGTGACGGTGCTCGACGCCGCACCCGAGCCGGCGGCCGGCGCCAGCGGCAACCCGGCCGGGCTGGTGCACGCCATCGTCAACGGCGAAGACGGGCCCTACGCGCGCCTGTTCCGGGCCGCAGCGCTGCGCGCGGCGCAGGTCTACGGCGACGCGCTCGCGGCGGGCAGCGTGACCGGCGCGCTGGATGGCCTGCTGCGCCTGGTCTCGTCCGGGCAGACGGCCGCGTCGATGCACGCGCTGCTTCAGCAGCTGGGGTTGCCGGCCGAGGTGGCCGAGGCGCTGGATGCCGAGGCCGCCAGCGCGCGCGCCGGCCTGGCGCTGCACACGCCCGCCTGGCACCACCCGCGCGGCGGCTGGGTGGCGCCGGCCGAGTGGGTGCGCGTGGTGATGGCGAGGCCAGGGATCGAGTTCCGAGGCGGCGTCGCGGTGCACGCGCTGCAGCGCGCCGAAGACGGCGGCTGGCAGCTGCTGGGTCCCGGCGGCACACCGCTCGCACGCGCGCCGCTGGTGGTGCTGGCCAACGGCGAGGCCGCCGCCACGCTGGCACCGCCGTTGCCGCGGCCGTGGCCGCTGCAGCGCGTGCGTGGCCAGGTGAGCTGGTGGATCAACGACACCGCCCCGCCCCTGGCCTGCGCGCTGGCCGGAGACGGCTACGCCATCGCATCACCCGGCCGACTGCTGTGTGGAGCCACCCAGCAGCGCCCCGGCGAGCCCGGCCACGACGACGCCGCGCCACGCCAGGCCGACCACCGCTACAACCTGGAGCGGTTCGCGCGGCTGACCGGCCTGCCCACGCCCGAGCCGGGCTCCTGCCGGGGCCGTGTGGGCTGGCGGGTGAGCAGCGACGACCGCCTGCCGATCGCCGGCGCCCTGCCGCTGCCAGCTGCCGGCCTGCCTGCGTCGCGCCTGACCCAGCCGCGGGCGTGGCCGCGCCAGCCGGGCCTCTTCGTGCTGACGGCATTGGGCTCGCGCGGTCTCACGCTGGCGCCGCTGCTGGGTGAGTTGGTGGCAGCGCAGGCGCTGGGCCTGCCGTGGCCGCTGGAGCAGGACCTGGCCGACGCCGTCGACCCGGTGCGCTGGGCGGTGCGGGCCCTGCGCCACGGCCCCGCCCCCCGCGGGGGTTGA
- the rpiA gene encoding ribose-5-phosphate isomerase RpiA: MTTPTPTQDQLKALVADAALAYVPPGQVLGVGTGSTVDLFIDALAARIAAGALQLPGAVSSSERSTQRLRRHGITVVEAGAVERLGVYVDGADEIDGRGHMIKGGGAALTREKIVADLAERFVCIADGSKRVQVLGRYPLPVEVVAMALPQLVRRFAAIGGRAVPRAGVLTDNGHPILDVHGLAITDPLAMETEINQWPGVVTVGLFARHRAQVCLLGTQQGVQTLVF, encoded by the coding sequence ATGACGACGCCCACCCCCACGCAAGATCAACTCAAGGCGCTGGTCGCCGACGCAGCCCTGGCCTACGTGCCCCCGGGCCAGGTGCTCGGCGTCGGCACCGGCAGCACGGTGGACCTGTTCATCGACGCGCTGGCCGCGCGCATCGCCGCCGGGGCGCTGCAGCTGCCGGGCGCGGTGTCGAGCTCGGAGCGCAGCACCCAGCGGCTGCGGCGCCACGGCATCACGGTCGTCGAGGCGGGCGCGGTGGAGCGGCTGGGCGTGTACGTGGACGGCGCCGACGAGATCGACGGCCGTGGCCACATGATCAAGGGTGGCGGCGCGGCGCTCACGCGCGAGAAGATCGTCGCTGATCTGGCCGAGCGCTTTGTGTGCATCGCCGATGGCAGCAAGCGGGTGCAGGTGCTGGGCCGCTACCCGCTGCCGGTGGAGGTGGTGGCGATGGCGTTGCCGCAACTGGTGCGCCGCTTCGCCGCCATCGGCGGCCGTGCGGTGCCCCGTGCCGGTGTGCTCACCGACAACGGCCACCCGATCCTCGACGTGCACGGGCTGGCCATCACCGACCCGCTGGCGATGGAGACCGAGATCAACCAGTGGCCGGGTGTGGTGACAGTGGGCCTGTTCGCACGCCACCGCGCGCAGGTGTGCCTGCTCGGCACCCAGCAGGGCGTGCAGACCCTGGTGTTCTAA
- a CDS encoding quinone-dependent dihydroorotate dehydrogenase — translation MPLVPYALTRPFLFGLDPEAAHDLTLGAIARAQNSPAQCLWAAARVDDPVTVAGLRFPNRIGLAAGLDKNGRCIDGLGAMGFGFIEVGTVTPKGQPGNPKPRMFRLPERQALINRLGFNNEGLEVFVANVQRARSFRAGGGVLGLNIGKNAATPIGRAVDDYLLGLAGVYPHADYVTVNISSPNTQNLRALQSDAALDALLSLLMERRAELARAQGRKVPLLVKIAPDLEAAQVDVIAATLRKNGVDGVIATNTTVARDAVQGLRHADETGGLSGAPVLEPSNRVIRLLRSALGATFPIIGVGGVMGGADARSKLEAGADLVQIYTGLIYRGPEIVGEAARAVQGWRRG, via the coding sequence ATGCCCCTCGTGCCCTACGCGCTGACGCGCCCCTTCCTCTTCGGCCTCGACCCCGAGGCCGCCCACGACCTGACGCTGGGCGCCATCGCGCGGGCGCAGAACTCGCCCGCGCAGTGCCTGTGGGCCGCGGCACGGGTGGACGACCCCGTCACCGTGGCCGGACTGCGGTTTCCCAACCGCATCGGCCTGGCCGCAGGGCTGGACAAGAACGGCCGCTGCATCGACGGCCTGGGCGCGATGGGCTTCGGCTTCATCGAGGTCGGCACGGTCACGCCCAAGGGCCAGCCGGGCAACCCCAAGCCGCGCATGTTCCGGCTGCCCGAGCGGCAGGCGCTGATCAACCGGCTGGGCTTCAACAACGAGGGCCTGGAGGTCTTCGTGGCCAACGTGCAGCGCGCGCGCAGCTTCCGCGCCGGCGGCGGCGTGCTGGGCCTGAACATCGGCAAGAACGCGGCCACGCCGATCGGGCGCGCGGTCGACGACTACCTGCTGGGCCTGGCCGGCGTCTACCCGCACGCCGACTACGTGACGGTGAACATCTCGAGCCCCAACACGCAGAACCTGCGCGCGCTGCAGAGCGACGCCGCGCTCGATGCGCTGCTGTCGCTGCTGATGGAGCGTCGCGCCGAGCTGGCACGCGCGCAGGGTCGCAAGGTGCCCCTCTTGGTGAAGATCGCCCCCGACCTCGAGGCCGCGCAGGTGGACGTGATCGCCGCCACGCTGCGCAAGAACGGCGTCGACGGCGTGATCGCCACCAACACCACGGTGGCGCGCGACGCCGTGCAGGGCCTGCGCCATGCGGACGAGACCGGCGGCCTGAGCGGCGCGCCGGTCCTGGAGCCCAGCAACCGCGTGATCCGGCTGCTGCGCAGCGCGCTTGGGGCCACCTTCCCGATCATCGGCGTGGGCGGCGTGATGGGCGGTGCCGACGCGCGCAGCAAGCTCGAGGCGGGCGCGGACCTGGTGCAGATCTATACCGGACTCATCTACCGCGGGCCCGAGATCGTGGGCGAGGCGGCGCGCGCGGTGCAGGGCTGGCGGCGCGGCTGA
- a CDS encoding alpha/beta hydrolase → MSRAFDRLALAGGVFDVEWHLPAAETRAWVLVQHGFARRCANLRGTAAALAARGVATLCVNTDRGVEGDAGLAGSAPVLARALAVWWLSPAARSPDGRAAPARAVVAGHSAGGLFAAQVGAALAAHEPARVAGAILFDPVGAAPLQAALQALAGRPLHATLAPPVRCNALHLALPALRAAGVALVQPAGATHVDAEGEDTETVAVRACGEGPPQPGVVGGLRQWAAEALTAMLH, encoded by the coding sequence GTGAGCCGCGCCTTCGACCGCCTCGCGCTGGCCGGCGGCGTGTTCGACGTCGAGTGGCACCTGCCGGCTGCCGAGACGCGCGCCTGGGTGCTGGTGCAGCATGGCTTTGCGCGCCGCTGCGCCAACCTGCGCGGAACGGCCGCGGCGCTGGCGGCGCGGGGGGTGGCTACGCTGTGCGTGAACACCGACCGCGGCGTCGAAGGCGATGCCGGGCTGGCCGGGAGCGCGCCGGTGCTGGCCCGGGCGCTGGCGGTCTGGTGGCTGTCGCCCGCGGCTCGCTCGCCCGATGGCCGCGCGGCGCCGGCACGCGCCGTCGTGGCCGGGCACTCGGCCGGGGGCTTGTTCGCGGCGCAGGTCGGTGCCGCGCTGGCAGCTCATGAGCCGGCGCGCGTGGCCGGCGCGATCCTTTTCGACCCCGTCGGCGCAGCGCCCCTGCAGGCCGCGCTGCAGGCGCTGGCCGGCCGGCCGCTGCATGCCACACTGGCGCCGCCCGTGCGCTGCAACGCTTTGCACCTGGCCTTGCCGGCGCTGCGTGCAGCCGGCGTGGCCCTGGTGCAGCCGGCCGGCGCCACGCACGTCGATGCCGAGGGCGAGGACACCGAGACCGTGGCCGTGCGCGCCTGCGGCGAGGGCCCGCCGCAGCCCGGCGTGGTGGGTGGCCTGCGCCAGTGGGCGGCCGAGGCCCTGACGGCGATGTTGCACTGA